From the Theobroma cacao cultivar B97-61/B2 chromosome 2, Criollo_cocoa_genome_V2, whole genome shotgun sequence genome, one window contains:
- the LOC18608019 gene encoding uncharacterized protein LOC18608019 has protein sequence MATLKFLLFSLVTTAILQGTYAVLFKVTNNATSTQGGVRFTDEIGVQYSTRSLKFATAIVWMLLGQLRPAERKKVEQVSLFIDVMDGVAYESDDEIHVSANYIGNYSRDVKREFTGILVHEAAHVWQWNGNGQTPGGLIEGIADFIRLKAGYAPPHWVRAGQGDKWDQGYDITAWFLNYCDSLSRGFVAKLDRKMRSSYNSDYFVELLGKNVDQLWTDYKAKYNT, from the coding sequence ATGGCCACCCTTAAGTTCTTGTTGTTCTCCCTAGTAACCACGGCAATCCTACAAGGAACCTATGCAGTGCTGTTCAAAGTGACCAACAACGCAACGTCAACTCAAGGAGGAGTGCGCTTTACTGATGAAATTGGAGTTCAATATAGCACTCGATCTCTAAAATTTGCCACAGCAATCGTATGGATGCTCTTAGGGCAGCTAAGACCagcagaaagaaagaaggtCGAACAAGTTAGTTTGTTCATTGATGTCATGGATGGAGTAGCATACGAAAGTGACGACGAGATCCATGTAAGCGCCAACTATATTGGAAACTACTCACGAGATGTAAAGAGAGAATTTACAGGAATACTAGTTCATGAGGCGGCACATGTTTGGCAGTGGAATGGGAATGGCCAGACTCCTGGAGGATTAATAGAAGGAATTGCAGACTTTATCAGGTTAAAAGCGGGATATGCACCTCCTCACTGGGTAAGAGCTGGACAGGGTGATAAGTGGGACCAAGGGTATGACATAACTGCCTGGTTCCTCAACTACTGTGACAGTCTCAGTCGTGGGTTTGTGGCAAAGCTCGACCGGAAAATGAGAAGCAGCTACAATTCCGACTATTTTGTTGAGCTGCTTGGTAAAAATGTTGATCAACTCTGGACCGACTACAAGGCTAAGTACAATACTTAA